A single region of the Streptococcus sanguinis genome encodes:
- a CDS encoding type II secretion system F family protein produces MTVYVCKYLDTRQGVVTLEVDAPNRTDAVNRIRLKGKPISVEEKVMGSKEIVLFQSKKIKLKDISLFCKQMSVMLESGIPLNNAVDILEQQATSKNLKSSLKIVSKSLKEGSQLSKAMLDQEGMFPDLLIRMVQAGEKTGKLDEVLEKMSEHYNKELKTSRQIRGAMIYPAVLAFLAVAAVLALLYVVIPSFSGIFEQSGMAMPLPTRIVLAASNFVRSSWYILFGVIGVLVFLFLRYRSTEAGRYQLDRLKLNLPVIKGPMQKIVTARFASTLAILTSAGIPLVEAIESAAATTNNAVVIEKMKIANEGLQKGERLTGMITSTGLFPPMMLSMVKIGEESGSLESMLVKTSDYYEEELETAIKQLLSLLEPAMIIVMGVIIGGIVASVMLPMFELAHAVDAGSGADQ; encoded by the coding sequence ATGACAGTATATGTTTGTAAATACTTAGACACTCGCCAAGGGGTCGTCACACTAGAGGTGGACGCTCCTAACCGGACAGACGCCGTCAATCGGATCCGTCTCAAAGGGAAGCCAATCAGTGTCGAAGAAAAGGTCATGGGTTCTAAGGAGATTGTCCTTTTCCAAAGCAAGAAGATCAAGCTCAAGGACATATCGCTCTTCTGTAAGCAGATGTCAGTTATGCTGGAGTCAGGGATTCCCCTCAATAATGCAGTGGATATCCTAGAACAACAGGCTACTTCAAAGAACCTCAAATCTAGCCTTAAAATCGTCAGCAAGAGCCTAAAAGAAGGTAGTCAGCTGTCCAAGGCTATGCTGGATCAGGAAGGGATGTTTCCCGATCTCCTGATCCGTATGGTGCAGGCTGGTGAAAAGACTGGTAAGCTGGACGAGGTGCTGGAAAAGATGTCTGAGCACTATAACAAAGAGCTCAAGACCAGCCGCCAGATTCGTGGAGCTATGATCTATCCTGCAGTCCTGGCCTTTCTGGCTGTGGCGGCAGTCCTGGCCTTGCTCTATGTCGTTATCCCAAGCTTCTCAGGAATCTTTGAGCAGAGTGGGATGGCCATGCCGCTACCAACGCGTATCGTACTAGCAGCTAGTAACTTTGTCCGCTCTTCATGGTACATCCTCTTCGGTGTGATAGGGGTTCTGGTCTTCCTCTTCTTACGCTATCGCAGTACAGAGGCAGGCCGCTACCAACTGGATCGGCTCAAGCTTAATCTGCCGGTCATCAAGGGGCCAATGCAGAAGATTGTCACTGCTCGCTTTGCCAGCACCTTGGCTATCTTGACCAGTGCAGGTATCCCTTTGGTCGAGGCTATTGAGTCTGCTGCTGCAACGACCAACAACGCTGTCGTCATTGAAAAGATGAAGATCGCTAATGAAGGTCTGCAAAAAGGGGAACGTCTGACAGGGATGATTACCTCAACCGGTCTCTTCCCGCCTATGATGCTCTCGATGGTCAAAATCGGTGAGGAGTCTGGGTCTCTGGAGTCCATGCTGGTCAAGACATCAGATTATTATGAAGAAGAGCTTGAAACAGCTATCAAGCAGTTGCTCTCACTCTTGGAGCCAGCCATGATCATCGTCATGGGGGTTATCATCGGAGGTATCGTTGCCTCTGTCATGCTGCCAATGTTTGAGCTTGCTCACGCTGTGGATGCAGGATCTGGAGCCGACCAGTAG
- a CDS encoding type IV pilus twitching motility protein PilT produces MNLDELIKQAIEAGASDIHFTVGAEPTMRLHGRLTQLNNTILTNEDTVRFTKHILNEKQIAHLLEVGEVDCAYEVDNGYRLRVNIFKQKNNCGIALRVIPKDIPSMESLGLPPVIKKLAEKRRGLILVTGPTGSGKSTTLATMINYMNSLRDEHIITIEDPIEYMHTHNKCLVNQRELGADTQSFGNALRGALRQDPDVILVGEMRDKETIEIALRAAETGHLVLSTLHTVGAVNTMDRIIDVFPAEQQEQIRVQLSAVMEGVVSQQLMRTATGKGRVAAFEIMLGTPAIRNLIREGKTHQLLTPIQTGAQLGMITMDTSLMGLYRRNVIDQRTLLSYSVDRAQVEKSLGIVGY; encoded by the coding sequence ATGAATTTGGATGAGTTAATTAAGCAGGCGATTGAAGCGGGTGCATCAGATATCCACTTCACGGTTGGCGCTGAGCCAACCATGCGTCTGCACGGGAGGTTAACACAACTCAACAATACAATTTTGACCAACGAAGACACGGTTCGCTTCACCAAGCATATTTTAAATGAGAAGCAGATTGCTCATCTTTTAGAAGTCGGTGAAGTGGACTGTGCCTACGAGGTCGACAATGGCTATCGCTTGCGGGTCAATATCTTTAAGCAGAAAAACAACTGCGGGATTGCCTTGCGGGTCATTCCCAAGGATATTCCATCTATGGAATCTCTGGGATTGCCGCCAGTTATTAAAAAGCTGGCTGAGAAACGCCGGGGGCTGATATTGGTTACCGGGCCAACAGGAAGCGGAAAGTCAACGACCCTGGCAACCATGATCAACTACATGAATAGCTTGCGGGACGAGCACATCATCACAATTGAAGATCCGATCGAGTACATGCATACGCATAATAAGTGCTTGGTCAACCAACGTGAGCTGGGAGCGGATACGCAAAGCTTCGGCAATGCCCTCCGCGGTGCCCTTCGTCAGGACCCGGATGTCATCCTAGTTGGTGAGATGCGGGATAAAGAAACGATTGAAATCGCTCTGCGTGCGGCGGAAACAGGTCACTTGGTCCTGTCAACTCTCCACACGGTCGGTGCCGTAAACACCATGGACCGGATTATCGACGTATTTCCAGCCGAGCAGCAGGAGCAGATCCGTGTGCAGCTTTCCGCCGTTATGGAAGGCGTTGTATCGCAGCAGCTTATGCGTACAGCGACCGGCAAAGGTCGTGTAGCTGCCTTTGAAATCATGCTGGGAACACCCGCTATTCGCAACCTCATTCGCGAAGGTAAGACCCACCAGTTGCTGACGCCAATCCAAACAGGGGCTCAGCTAGGCATGATTACCATGGACACTTCGCTCATGGGACTCTATCGTCGCAATGTCATCGACCAAAGAACACTACTGTCCTACTCAGTGGATCGCGCTCAAGTTGAAAAATCCCTAGGAATAGTGGGGTACTAG
- a CDS encoding GspE/PulE family protein, which translates to MALIAILVQFNLITAAQKEEILQDMPQSNMQLERYLISKGYVTEEDMLKVMSYYYRVPHVNLSQFVIEKEAVEKVSEKVAKRHGLIPISFTDGEEGEEPKLVVAMADPSNYIALDDVKIVSKMAVEPYVTFRDDIEKYIDQYYSKGEEAQQAATEIEGFNVDEEIIEEDLEIKNAPVVRLIDSIISQAIKTRTSDIHIEPFEKVVRVRFRVDGTLVENMQLKANAHSAIATRIKIMSGLDIAERRIPQDGRIETTIDGKEVDMRVSVLPTVFGEKIVIRILSRNATLLSKEELGFSPTNQKLFEDILKAPEGIILLTGPTGSGKTTTLYTALRELNDVGKNIITVEDPVEYRLEGVNQVQVNNKAGLTFASGLRSILRQDPDIVLLGEIRDEETASIAVRAAITGHVVLSTIHTNDTASTVNRLVDMGIKPYLVSTATVGIIAQRLIKRICPKCKTEYTVETNEHAGIGIHKGDTLYRGRGCNYCSGTGYYGRIAIHEIMAVTREIKSLINDGGTTSQLRAEAKKNGMRDLAEEAIDIAKQGTTTIEEAMKIAFSLEGEV; encoded by the coding sequence ATGGCACTAATCGCTATATTGGTTCAATTCAATCTGATAACGGCAGCTCAAAAAGAAGAAATTCTTCAAGATATGCCACAATCAAACATGCAGTTAGAGAGATATCTAATCAGCAAGGGCTATGTGACAGAAGAAGATATGCTGAAAGTCATGAGTTACTATTACCGTGTACCTCATGTCAATCTATCACAGTTTGTGATAGAAAAGGAAGCTGTCGAGAAGGTTTCAGAAAAAGTTGCTAAACGTCATGGATTGATTCCGATCTCTTTCACAGATGGGGAAGAGGGAGAAGAACCCAAGTTAGTAGTTGCGATGGCAGACCCAAGCAACTATATCGCCCTAGACGACGTTAAAATCGTTTCTAAGATGGCGGTAGAACCTTATGTAACTTTTCGGGATGATATTGAGAAGTATATTGATCAATACTATTCTAAAGGAGAAGAAGCCCAACAGGCAGCGACCGAAATCGAAGGTTTTAATGTGGACGAAGAGATCATCGAAGAAGATCTCGAAATTAAAAACGCTCCGGTTGTACGTTTGATTGACTCGATTATCAGTCAGGCAATCAAGACGCGGACCAGCGATATCCATATTGAGCCCTTTGAAAAAGTTGTTCGTGTTCGTTTCCGGGTTGACGGGACCTTGGTGGAAAATATGCAGTTGAAAGCCAATGCTCACTCAGCCATTGCGACACGGATTAAGATCATGAGTGGTCTGGACATCGCCGAGCGGCGGATTCCTCAGGATGGACGGATTGAGACAACCATCGACGGCAAAGAAGTCGATATGCGGGTTTCAGTCTTGCCTACTGTATTCGGTGAAAAAATCGTTATTCGGATTTTGAGCCGGAATGCAACTCTCCTTAGTAAAGAGGAGCTGGGATTCTCGCCAACCAACCAGAAGCTCTTTGAAGATATTCTTAAGGCGCCAGAAGGCATTATCTTGCTGACTGGTCCTACGGGAAGCGGAAAGACAACCACTCTCTACACAGCGCTCCGTGAGCTCAATGATGTAGGAAAAAATATCATCACCGTTGAAGATCCGGTTGAGTACCGATTGGAAGGGGTCAACCAAGTTCAGGTAAATAACAAAGCTGGACTGACCTTTGCGAGTGGTTTGAGAAGTATCCTGCGTCAGGACCCGGACATCGTTCTCTTGGGGGAAATTCGGGACGAAGAGACAGCTAGTATCGCGGTTCGTGCCGCTATCACTGGTCACGTCGTTCTCTCGACTATCCACACCAATGACACAGCTAGTACAGTCAACCGTTTGGTCGATATGGGCATCAAGCCTTATCTGGTCTCAACGGCGACTGTCGGTATTATCGCACAGCGCTTGATTAAGCGTATCTGTCCTAAGTGTAAGACTGAGTACACTGTAGAAACAAATGAACATGCAGGTATCGGTATTCACAAGGGAGACACCTTGTATCGCGGACGCGGCTGCAACTACTGCAGTGGTACGGGATACTATGGACGTATAGCTATCCACGAAATCATGGCAGTGACAAGGGAGATTAAATCATTAATTAATGATGGTGGAACAACGTCACAGCTTCGAGCAGAAGCTAAGAAAAATGGTATGCGAGACTTGGCGGAGGAGGCCATTGATATCGCAAAACAGGGGACTACAACGATTGAAGAAGCAATGAAGATTGCTTTCAGTCTAGAAGGGGAAGTTTAG
- a CDS encoding LPXTG cell wall anchor domain-containing protein gives MRKKLFSILFFLAMIFGTGRIAFANEQISAELSGDGQNQLSVKARNSSNSEINDVNYQLNLPQGYKVDGPLPTSEILQPGQTQEFKVKIKQEQVAVLPKTGEKIITFSVIGFIVLLLGLILLRYSYSRRLLLTFLVISGSAFGAALVSADTLVASLVEFSQSVRLFDKDVPVRLTVYYRSVENPLLGEKSSLTNQTSVNPATEAYVGSSTMPSQTDTQGISGNGSTSPVDIGTPAYPSSSSDSSASTGLNSDSPVTPVDTITVTSPSDTGSSLGSQSSPGTAIPSPSSDGSGSSPTVSSADSPGTSVDSGTVPTASDNGAVVTDPSSSMDTLTPSLDSGASGVVPSPTVPDSDPPVTSVDSGTVPTASNNGAVVTNPSPSVDTLTPSLDSGASGLVPSPTVPDSDSPVTSVDSGTVPTVSDTGSSVGTQPSTPVNPNQSRNPDTSSSEKNSQGDELGNSSDSPKQGSAEEVLLSGHAFSNLTGRGIEFGTVTLKENGKEIQTIETDSDGYFYVHLTRGKTYTLHGKDFEASITANGNNDFQVHNILGQFSPGRNNSDAMGKVVLNPSVVQLDVVDYQVDEKAGQVILPEEKKLKSGDVIVLPASGNYPTGFAFKVVSSKIADGKTVLTVTKATLEEVAKEINVQTEFDLDGGTFTPAEGTSVEEDEGDDLGNRASVSASAAARKTWKKKIKGVDVGLKVTGKVEAKLDWAPGRSPHVFVKPSLNFKLTTDFKKEASFEDKVKLVTVNFSSYYGVVVSVDIYVFLNAEGKFNISTESNFDVAAELGVKNQKAYFDQNVQLSNKLDLNIYGQIKEGPMAVFKPGFLNLSVASFDVAVGLGLEGELNAQVTQKNLDSPKLEKASGRAVLFADLTLGYEVGFSGLKLEGKFLDSERFFERLMAKGEYKPNSGKRKLKDVKPLDESDETSSDDDTSDSSDDSENHFSNTFSLRNLQSTRKITNIKIGELPYDVKNYRAFKFELMPGPDGDGELLREGHYHYFGVSDGTPIYYTLYDLDKNGFPELVYLVNGEIEEILYAYGQTSDAPPYVGLKPVHLPKGYSYNYNYNYKYKYKYKILEDGTIITTKEEDSSRGESPIDYEIIKVDPVTKVPETVATFSRNKRSQKLYRYRGDIKNDKQITTISQAEKIYLTAPEVDWESLTWQPFVRRYDWAAEEGISFLETE, from the coding sequence ATGAGGAAAAAACTGTTTAGTATCTTGTTTTTCTTAGCAATGATATTTGGAACTGGCCGAATCGCTTTCGCTAATGAACAGATTAGTGCGGAACTAAGTGGCGATGGTCAAAATCAATTGTCAGTCAAGGCAAGAAATTCAAGCAATTCAGAGATAAACGATGTTAACTATCAGTTAAATTTGCCGCAAGGTTATAAAGTTGATGGGCCTTTACCTACATCGGAAATCCTGCAGCCTGGTCAAACTCAAGAGTTTAAGGTAAAAATTAAGCAGGAGCAAGTGGCAGTTTTGCCTAAGACAGGGGAAAAAATAATCACTTTCTCAGTTATTGGTTTTATCGTGCTTCTTCTTGGTCTCATCTTATTGAGATATAGCTACTCAAGAAGATTGTTATTAACTTTCTTAGTGATTTCAGGCAGTGCTTTCGGTGCAGCACTCGTATCAGCTGACACTTTGGTCGCTTCTCTTGTTGAGTTTAGTCAGAGCGTTCGGCTCTTTGATAAAGATGTACCAGTTCGACTGACTGTTTATTATCGCTCGGTTGAAAATCCTCTTCTTGGAGAGAAATCTAGCCTGACTAATCAAACTTCTGTCAATCCTGCTACTGAGGCATACGTAGGTTCATCTACTATGCCAAGTCAGACGGATACGCAAGGAATATCAGGGAACGGTAGCACGTCACCAGTTGATATTGGGACGCCAGCCTATCCAAGTTCGTCTTCAGATAGTAGTGCAAGTACAGGGCTCAATTCAGATTCACCAGTGACACCGGTAGATACCATTACTGTGACGTCACCGTCTGATACTGGGTCTTCGCTTGGTAGTCAATCATCACCAGGGACAGCTATTCCATCTCCATCTTCAGATGGAAGTGGTTCAAGTCCGACAGTTTCAAGTGCAGATTCACCAGGGACATCTGTAGATTCAGGAACCGTTCCGACAGCGTCTGACAATGGGGCAGTAGTCACCGATCCATCATCAAGTATGGATACTCTGACTCCATCTTTGGATAGTGGAGCTTCAGGTGTGGTTCCAAGTCCAACTGTTCCGGATTCAGATCCACCAGTGACATCTGTAGATTCAGGAACTGTTCCGACAGCATCTAACAATGGGGCAGTAGTCACCAATCCGTCACCAAGTGTGGATACTCTGACTCCATCTTTGGATAGCGGTGCTTCAGGTTTAGTTCCAAGTCCAACTGTTCCGGATTCAGATTCACCAGTAACATCTGTAGATTCAGGAACCGTTCCGACAGTGTCTGATACTGGATCTTCTGTTGGCACCCAACCATCAACACCAGTGAATCCTAATCAATCAAGGAATCCTGACACTTCATCCTCGGAGAAAAATAGCCAAGGGGATGAATTAGGAAATAGTTCTGATAGCCCAAAACAAGGGTCAGCAGAAGAAGTTCTACTTTCAGGTCACGCTTTTTCAAATCTAACAGGCAGAGGTATAGAATTTGGAACCGTTACTCTGAAAGAGAATGGTAAAGAAATTCAAACGATTGAAACGGATAGTGATGGTTATTTCTATGTTCACCTGACTAGAGGAAAAACCTATACCCTTCATGGGAAGGATTTTGAAGCTAGTATTACTGCAAATGGAAATAATGATTTCCAAGTTCACAATATTCTTGGTCAATTCTCTCCGGGACGTAATAACTCAGATGCTATGGGCAAGGTTGTTCTCAATCCATCAGTTGTTCAACTAGATGTTGTTGATTATCAGGTTGATGAAAAGGCTGGTCAGGTCATCTTGCCTGAGGAGAAAAAACTAAAATCAGGGGATGTTATTGTTCTGCCGGCAAGCGGAAATTATCCTACAGGTTTTGCTTTTAAAGTGGTTTCTTCAAAAATCGCTGACGGGAAAACCGTTCTGACTGTCACAAAGGCTACTTTAGAAGAGGTAGCCAAAGAGATTAATGTACAGACAGAGTTTGATCTTGATGGAGGAACCTTTACTCCTGCTGAAGGAACGAGTGTAGAAGAAGATGAAGGAGATGACCTCGGTAATAGAGCCTCGGTCTCTGCTTCTGCAGCTGCTAGAAAGACATGGAAGAAGAAAATCAAAGGTGTTGATGTTGGCTTGAAAGTTACCGGAAAGGTCGAGGCTAAGCTTGACTGGGCTCCAGGACGTTCTCCGCATGTCTTTGTAAAACCGTCTCTTAACTTTAAGTTGACGACTGATTTCAAGAAAGAAGCCAGTTTTGAAGACAAGGTAAAACTAGTGACGGTCAATTTTTCATCTTATTACGGTGTTGTAGTTAGCGTAGACATCTATGTGTTCCTCAATGCTGAAGGAAAGTTTAATATTAGTACAGAAAGCAATTTTGATGTAGCAGCTGAATTAGGTGTCAAAAATCAGAAAGCTTACTTTGATCAAAATGTTCAATTAAGCAATAAGTTAGACTTAAACATTTATGGTCAAATAAAAGAGGGGCCTATGGCAGTCTTTAAACCAGGATTCCTTAATCTATCTGTAGCATCCTTTGATGTTGCGGTTGGCCTCGGGTTAGAAGGTGAACTGAATGCTCAGGTCACTCAGAAAAATCTTGATTCGCCTAAATTAGAAAAAGCCAGTGGTCGTGCTGTTCTCTTTGCGGACTTAACCCTAGGTTATGAAGTGGGCTTCTCTGGTCTGAAGTTGGAAGGAAAATTCTTAGACAGTGAGCGTTTCTTTGAGCGTCTGATGGCTAAGGGAGAGTACAAACCAAACAGTGGTAAAAGAAAGCTCAAAGACGTCAAGCCATTAGATGAATCTGATGAAACTAGTTCTGATGATGACACATCTGATAGTTCCGATGATAGTGAGAATCATTTCAGCAATACTTTTTCTTTAAGGAATTTGCAGTCCACACGTAAAATTACCAATATAAAAATAGGTGAGTTGCCATATGATGTAAAGAATTATCGAGCATTTAAATTTGAATTGATGCCAGGACCTGATGGAGATGGTGAGCTACTAAGAGAAGGTCATTACCATTATTTTGGTGTTTCAGATGGCACACCTATCTATTATACATTGTATGATTTGGATAAAAACGGATTCCCAGAATTGGTTTATCTAGTTAATGGTGAAATAGAAGAAATTTTATATGCATACGGACAAACTTCAGATGCTCCGCCTTATGTAGGTTTAAAACCAGTACATTTGCCTAAGGGTTACAGCTATAATTATAATTATAATTATAAGTATAAGTATAAGTATAAGATATTAGAAGATGGGACGATAATAACAACAAAAGAAGAGGACTCTTCTCGAGGAGAATCTCCAATAGATTATGAAATTATCAAAGTAGATCCCGTAACTAAAGTACCTGAAACTGTAGCGACGTTTTCTCGTAATAAAAGATCCCAAAAGCTTTACCGCTATAGAGGTGATATAAAAAACGATAAGCAGATAACGACAATCAGCCAAGCCGAAAAAATATATCTAACTGCCCCAGAAGTTGATTGGGAAAGCCTAACTTGGCAGCCATTTGTTAGACGTTATGATTGGGCTGCTGAAGAAGGAATTAGTTTTCTAGAAACTGAATAA
- a CDS encoding cation diffusion facilitator family transporter, whose product MKSSKNMTIAFLLNFSFAILEFIFGFMFNSSAVLADAVHDTGDAMAIGLSTLFEKISNKKEDKKYTLGYKRYSLLGALLTSVILLVGSTLVIIENIPKVFAPEKVNYDGMLVLGIFAIIVNLAASKVVGHGHGHSHNESILSLHFLEDILGWVAVILVSIVLRFTDWYFLDPLLSLLIAGFILSKALPKFWENIKIFLDHIPSDIDLSQLYQEILAVENVQAITQLNVWTTDGLEKFAMIHICLENPDLLVETQTTLRQELQAYGITKITIQTDSSLEEHEEWCLGGEGME is encoded by the coding sequence GTGAAATCTAGTAAAAATATGACTATTGCCTTTCTGTTAAACTTTTCCTTTGCCATTCTTGAGTTTATCTTTGGCTTCATGTTCAATTCCAGCGCTGTACTAGCCGACGCTGTGCACGACACAGGAGATGCGATGGCTATCGGACTTTCCACCCTTTTTGAAAAAATTTCTAATAAAAAAGAAGACAAGAAATACACTCTGGGCTACAAGCGATACAGCCTTTTGGGAGCCCTGCTGACCTCGGTCATCTTGCTGGTTGGCTCGACCTTGGTGATTATTGAAAATATACCCAAGGTCTTTGCGCCTGAAAAGGTTAATTATGACGGCATGCTGGTGCTGGGTATCTTTGCCATTATAGTCAATCTAGCAGCCAGTAAGGTGGTAGGCCATGGTCATGGACACAGTCATAATGAGTCTATTCTCAGTCTCCATTTCTTAGAGGACATTCTGGGCTGGGTGGCTGTTATTCTAGTCTCTATCGTGTTGCGCTTTACCGACTGGTATTTTCTTGACCCGCTGCTTTCCCTGCTCATTGCGGGCTTCATTCTCAGTAAGGCCCTGCCTAAGTTCTGGGAAAACATCAAGATTTTTCTGGATCACATCCCAAGCGATATTGATTTGAGCCAGCTTTATCAGGAAATTCTGGCGGTTGAAAACGTTCAGGCTATTACCCAGCTTAATGTCTGGACCACAGACGGTTTGGAAAAATTTGCTATGATTCATATCTGTCTTGAAAATCCAGATCTTTTGGTTGAGACTCAAACTACTCTGCGTCAAGAACTGCAAGCCTATGGCATCACCAAAATCACTATCCAGACGGATAGCAGCTTGGAAGAGCATGAAGAGTGGTGCCTGGGTGGAGAGGGAATGGAATAA
- a CDS encoding TetR/AcrR family transcriptional regulator — translation MDRRVKKSRAAIYQAFISLLHQKSYESITVQEIIDLADVGRSTFYAHFDTKEALLEEVCQDLFQHTFLERDDGKDLFEATAHIFKHFQKNQDKIATLLLSKNIYFTNRLKIELENYLFPMIQEQLLRKKSQLPEPFLRNYVTSTFVETVSWWLQQKKTLPETVISQYFLDLMD, via the coding sequence ATGGACAGACGAGTCAAGAAATCACGCGCAGCTATTTACCAAGCTTTTATCAGCCTGCTGCATCAAAAAAGCTATGAAAGCATTACAGTGCAAGAAATCATCGACCTGGCAGACGTTGGCCGGTCGACTTTTTATGCCCATTTCGATACCAAGGAAGCCTTGCTAGAGGAGGTTTGCCAAGACCTCTTTCAGCATACCTTTCTTGAGCGCGACGACGGCAAGGATCTCTTTGAAGCAACCGCCCATATTTTCAAGCATTTCCAAAAGAATCAGGACAAGATTGCGACCTTGCTGCTTTCGAAAAATATCTATTTCACCAATCGCTTAAAGATTGAGCTGGAAAACTATCTCTTTCCGATGATTCAGGAACAGCTCCTGCGGAAAAAATCTCAGCTGCCAGAGCCCTTTCTAAGAAATTATGTGACTTCTACCTTTGTGGAGACGGTCAGCTGGTGGCTCCAGCAGAAGAAAACATTGCCAGAAACAGTTATCAGCCAGTATTTTCTGGATTTGATGGACTGA
- a CDS encoding CynX/NimT family MFS transporter, giving the protein MKKQHSKFLLPGILMVGVVLRAPFAVLPVVLGDIAKGLQVPVNSLGLLTSLPLIMFALCSAFSPRLAQKVGLEKLFTIAMIVLTLGSFIRIFNLPLLYAGTIMLGAAIAVLNVLLPNVIQANQPEKIGFLTTLYITSMGLAISVMSPLAAPIVRLAGWKGLILVLTLICLLACLIWLPNSRHNHQLTSKSREHQMGSLLKNPRVWALIVFGGLQSLLFYTAITWLPTLGQLAGLSNDATGFLASIFSFISLPLAMTIPSLTTRLSAKKRLGMIALFSATGMVGLGMLLVKTDSFVYWLILNLLIGMSVSALFPYLMVTFSLKTSTPEQTAQLSGLAQTGGYILAAFGPSLFGYSFDLFHSWTPAILILIGLAAIVTLTLFYIEKFDKI; this is encoded by the coding sequence ATGAAAAAGCAACATTCGAAATTTTTACTTCCAGGCATTCTGATGGTGGGGGTTGTCCTACGGGCGCCTTTTGCAGTGCTGCCCGTTGTTCTGGGCGATATTGCTAAGGGGCTGCAAGTTCCCGTCAACTCACTGGGACTGCTGACTAGCCTGCCCTTGATCATGTTTGCCCTCTGCTCAGCCTTTTCCCCACGCCTAGCTCAAAAGGTCGGTCTGGAAAAGCTCTTTACCATAGCCATGATTGTGCTGACCCTGGGCTCTTTTATTCGTATCTTTAACCTGCCTCTACTCTATGCAGGTACAATCATGCTAGGGGCTGCCATCGCTGTCTTAAATGTGCTCCTGCCTAATGTCATTCAGGCCAATCAGCCAGAAAAAATTGGATTTCTAACCACGCTTTATATCACTTCTATGGGACTGGCCATCTCAGTCATGTCTCCCTTGGCTGCGCCTATTGTCCGCTTAGCTGGCTGGAAAGGACTGATTCTCGTCCTGACCCTCATCTGCTTACTGGCTTGCTTGATTTGGCTTCCCAACAGCCGGCATAATCACCAACTGACTAGCAAAAGCCGCGAGCATCAAATGGGCTCCCTGCTAAAAAATCCTAGAGTATGGGCTCTGATTGTTTTCGGTGGCCTGCAGTCTTTACTCTTTTATACGGCTATCACTTGGCTGCCGACTCTTGGTCAGTTGGCAGGACTTTCCAATGATGCTACTGGATTCTTGGCCTCTATCTTTTCCTTTATCAGCCTTCCTTTGGCCATGACGATACCTAGTCTGACAACGCGTCTATCCGCTAAAAAACGCTTGGGGATGATTGCTCTCTTTTCTGCAACCGGTATGGTTGGTCTGGGTATGCTGCTGGTCAAGACAGATTCCTTTGTCTACTGGCTCATCCTCAATCTGCTAATCGGTATGTCCGTCAGCGCCCTCTTCCCCTACCTCATGGTTACTTTCTCGCTGAAAACCAGTACTCCTGAGCAAACCGCTCAGCTATCTGGCTTAGCCCAGACTGGTGGTTATATTCTGGCCGCCTTTGGACCTAGCCTCTTTGGATACAGCTTTGATTTATTCCATTCCTGGACTCCAGCCATCCTCATTCTCATTGGCTTGGCTGCCATCGTGACACTAACACTCTTTTACATTGAGAAGTTTGACAAGATATAG